In Deltaproteobacteria bacterium, one genomic interval encodes:
- a CDS encoding 3-oxoacyl-ACP reductase FabG translates to MFDLTGKIAVVTGGARGIGKGICSCLATQGAGIAMIDVLEKEADETCKELKQLGRTVRFYRADITDRESIVATMQRIISDFEKVDILVNNAGWDKIEPFVKNTPDVWEKIVQINYMGTIHCTRAVVEHMMSRNRGRIINISSDAGRVGSTGEAVYSGTKGAIIAFSKTMARELARNNVTVNTVCPGPTMTPMITAMVEVDEFVAKVFAAMDRIIPLRRMGAPEDIGAAVTFLASDEANFITGQTLSVSGGLTMA, encoded by the coding sequence ATGTTTGATTTGACCGGTAAGATCGCCGTAGTAACGGGTGGCGCAAGAGGCATAGGCAAAGGCATATGCTCCTGCCTTGCCACACAGGGCGCCGGCATTGCCATGATCGACGTACTCGAGAAGGAAGCCGATGAAACGTGTAAGGAACTTAAGCAGTTAGGTCGAACAGTCCGATTTTATAGAGCCGACATCACGGATCGTGAATCCATAGTCGCGACCATGCAAAGGATTATATCCGACTTCGAGAAAGTCGATATTCTCGTGAATAATGCCGGCTGGGACAAGATCGAACCGTTTGTAAAGAATACGCCGGATGTGTGGGAAAAAATCGTACAAATCAACTACATGGGAACCATCCATTGCACCCGCGCCGTTGTGGAACACATGATGTCCAGGAATCGCGGAAGAATCATCAATATCAGCTCCGACGCCGGCAGGGTGGGCAGCACGGGAGAGGCGGTATATTCCGGGACGAAAGGCGCCATTATAGCGTTTAGCAAAACCATGGCCAGAGAATTGGCCCGGAACAACGTCACCGTCAATACCGTTTGTCCGGGACCGACCATGACACCGATGATCACCGCCATGGTTGAAGTGGATGAGTTCGTCGCAAAGGTCTTCGCCGCCATGGACAGGATAATTCCTCTGCGGCGCATGGGCGCGCCCGAAGACATCGGCGCGGCCGTGACGTTTTTGGCCAGCGACGAGGCGAATTTCATCACGGGGCAAACGTTGAGCGTAAGCGGCGGTCTGACCATGGCTTAG
- a CDS encoding enoyl-CoA hydratase/isomerase family protein, with protein sequence MDFEDIIYEKKDGIATITINRPKKLNAFRTETLIEIVKAFDDVIVDRTIGVVVFTGAGNRAFCVGGDAGESSGAGYKPELLTYVSMVHDAIRRVPMPVIAAVNGYAIGGGHVFHCICDLTIASENAVFAQVGPRVGSFDAGFGAGYLARLVGEKKAREIWFLCEQYNARQAMDMGLVNKVVPPEKLREEVDAWCQKILSMSPTAIRVLKASFNRETDHLMGSEAMGGAATWLYYQSEEAQEGKNAYLEKRPTDFSRFRR encoded by the coding sequence ATGGATTTCGAGGACATTATCTACGAAAAGAAAGACGGAATTGCCACTATAACGATCAATCGGCCAAAAAAGCTTAACGCGTTCCGAACGGAAACCCTCATAGAAATCGTCAAGGCCTTTGACGATGTGATCGTGGATCGAACCATCGGTGTGGTGGTTTTCACGGGGGCCGGAAACAGGGCCTTTTGCGTGGGCGGAGATGCGGGCGAGTCTTCCGGGGCGGGGTACAAGCCGGAACTGCTCACGTACGTGAGCATGGTTCACGACGCCATTCGAAGAGTGCCGATGCCCGTGATCGCGGCCGTAAATGGATATGCCATCGGAGGCGGGCACGTGTTTCACTGCATATGCGACCTCACCATCGCATCCGAAAATGCTGTTTTCGCGCAGGTGGGTCCTCGAGTGGGCAGCTTCGACGCCGGATTCGGAGCCGGCTACCTGGCGCGTCTAGTGGGTGAGAAAAAGGCCCGGGAGATCTGGTTCCTGTGCGAACAGTACAATGCCCGGCAAGCAATGGACATGGGACTCGTCAACAAGGTCGTGCCGCCTGAAAAGCTGCGCGAAGAAGTAGACGCCTGGTGTCAGAAGATCCTATCCATGAGCCCGACGGCGATCAGGGTACTAAAGGCATCCTTCAACAGGGAGACCGACCATCTAATGGGCTCGGAAGCCATGGGCGGCGCCGCAACCTGGTTGTACTATCAAAGCGAAGAAGCTCAGGAAGGTAAAAACGCGTATCTCGAAAAAAGACCTACCGACTTTTCCAGGTTCAGGAGGTAG
- a CDS encoding thiolase family protein, whose protein sequence is MSEMREVLVAGFGLTKWGYYPDQECYDFGSEAILNALEDSGFTWNDVQAAFCGSVYQGTGSGHQAIKEVGLTGIPVVNVENACSSGSSAFRLACQSVAAELYDTVLVLGMEKMPRGPIPSTAFRPWELASGFNVQMANYANETVVYMEETGATVEDFARVTVKNRKNGVHNPHARFQKEVTMEEVLNSRMVATPLRLFHCCPLADGAAAAIVCSRDRIPSAQRAVTVKACSLTSGVYGEHSIMAGISKSRNHPPALGIVELSAKQAFETSGYGPEDMDVVQAYDTMAPAELWDIEKLGFCKKGEAPRLLKEGAFDIGGKTPVNTDGGLMSRGHPLGATGLGQICELVCQLRGEAGKRQVAGARIGMAHAMGAGPNSSVTILEAR, encoded by the coding sequence ATGAGTGAGATGAGAGAAGTCCTGGTGGCGGGGTTCGGACTGACCAAATGGGGGTATTACCCTGATCAGGAATGCTACGACTTTGGAAGCGAGGCCATACTGAACGCACTCGAAGATTCGGGTTTTACTTGGAACGATGTGCAAGCGGCATTTTGCGGGAGCGTGTATCAGGGAACCGGATCCGGCCATCAGGCCATAAAGGAAGTCGGATTGACCGGTATTCCCGTGGTGAACGTCGAGAACGCGTGTTCGAGCGGTTCTTCGGCCTTCCGCCTGGCATGCCAATCCGTAGCCGCGGAACTCTACGATACCGTTCTGGTCCTCGGCATGGAGAAAATGCCGCGGGGTCCGATCCCCAGCACGGCTTTCAGGCCATGGGAACTGGCTTCCGGCTTCAACGTTCAGATGGCGAACTATGCCAATGAGACCGTGGTATACATGGAAGAAACCGGCGCCACGGTGGAGGACTTCGCGCGGGTCACGGTGAAAAACAGAAAGAACGGCGTTCACAACCCGCACGCCCGATTCCAAAAAGAAGTCACCATGGAAGAAGTGTTGAATTCCCGGATGGTGGCAACCCCTCTGCGATTGTTCCATTGCTGCCCTCTGGCCGACGGCGCGGCCGCCGCCATCGTGTGCAGTCGCGACAGGATCCCTTCCGCACAACGGGCCGTGACCGTAAAGGCGTGTTCGCTGACGTCGGGGGTCTATGGAGAGCACTCTATAATGGCGGGGATCTCCAAGAGCCGCAATCACCCCCCCGCTTTAGGCATCGTCGAGCTTTCCGCCAAACAGGCTTTCGAGACTTCCGGATACGGACCGGAAGACATGGACGTTGTACAGGCGTACGACACCATGGCGCCCGCCGAGCTGTGGGACATCGAGAAACTGGGCTTCTGCAAAAAGGGCGAAGCTCCCCGTCTGCTGAAAGAGGGAGCGTTCGATATCGGTGGAAAAACCCCTGTAAACACGGACGGTGGTCTCATGTCCCGGGGTCATCCGTTGGGCGCTACAGGCTTGGGCCAGATATGCGAGTTGGTTTGCCAATTACGCGGGGAGGCGGGGAAACGGCAGGTGGCGGGAGCCCGAATCGGCATGGCCCATGCCATGGGCGCCGGCCCCAACAGTTCGGTCACGATCCTCGAGGCCCGCTGA
- a CDS encoding OB-fold domain-containing protein, protein MNSESNRIPIHEGFWTTPASEDEPPQLIGSQCESCGESFFPKKEKGWCTYCRQKTLKDVRLSPRGKIASFSVVMQQPGGGFYKGPVPYAYGAVELPEGIYVTTLFKTDDFDELELHRDVELVIDKLCEDEEGRDIVTFKFMPV, encoded by the coding sequence ATGAACAGTGAGAGTAACCGGATTCCCATTCACGAGGGTTTTTGGACAACGCCGGCTTCGGAGGATGAACCGCCCCAGCTCATCGGAAGTCAATGCGAATCGTGCGGGGAGAGTTTCTTCCCGAAGAAGGAAAAAGGCTGGTGTACCTACTGCCGGCAAAAGACTTTGAAAGACGTGAGGTTGAGCCCGAGAGGGAAGATCGCCAGCTTCAGCGTGGTCATGCAGCAACCGGGAGGGGGCTTTTATAAGGGACCCGTTCCGTATGCGTATGGAGCCGTCGAGCTGCCGGAGGGCATTTATGTTACGACGTTGTTCAAAACCGACGATTTTGACGAACTTGAACTGCACAGAGACGTCGAGCTCGTAATTGATAAGTTGTGTGAGGACGAAGAAGGCCGCGACATCGTAACGTTCAAGTTCATGCCTGTTTAG
- a CDS encoding enoyl-CoA hydratase, which yields MAYETILYEKIEGIATITLNRPERRNAINPRMRDEIIETLEDAGVDDGIKVVIITGGLKVFCAGADIKESPVPARLWDKLSPKRTYSYYHLIEDMGKPVIAAIAGYCLGGGLELACTCDIRIGADNALLGDAHSRIGVIGGGGSTQRLPRLIGIAKAKELIFSGEPIDAVTAERIGLLNKVVPTDSLLEEAHSWANLYRERPPLVLKLAKAAINDGMQMAMAQGLDYEAKCATLVSFTEDYKEGIQAFLEKRKPVFKAE from the coding sequence TTGGCATACGAAACCATATTGTACGAAAAAATTGAAGGTATAGCGACCATTACCCTGAATCGGCCGGAGAGGCGAAACGCCATAAATCCCAGGATGCGCGACGAGATCATCGAGACCCTCGAGGATGCGGGTGTCGACGACGGCATCAAAGTGGTGATCATTACCGGGGGCCTAAAGGTGTTTTGCGCCGGGGCGGACATCAAGGAGTCGCCTGTTCCGGCTCGGCTATGGGACAAGCTCTCGCCCAAACGGACCTACAGCTACTATCATCTGATCGAAGATATGGGTAAACCGGTCATCGCAGCCATTGCCGGCTATTGCCTGGGAGGCGGCCTCGAGCTGGCCTGCACCTGTGATATCCGCATCGGCGCAGACAATGCATTGCTTGGAGATGCGCATTCCAGGATAGGCGTCATCGGCGGTGGAGGTTCCACCCAGAGGCTTCCCCGTCTCATCGGCATAGCAAAGGCCAAGGAACTTATCTTCAGCGGGGAACCCATCGACGCTGTAACAGCCGAACGCATAGGCCTTTTGAACAAAGTAGTTCCAACGGACTCATTGCTCGAAGAAGCACACAGTTGGGCGAATCTCTATAGAGAGCGGCCTCCTCTTGTACTCAAACTCGCGAAGGCCGCCATCAACGACGGTATGCAAATGGCTATGGCCCAGGGCCTGGACTACGAAGCAAAATGCGCCACTCTGGTAAGCTTTACGGAAGATTACAAGGAAGGAATACAGGCCTTTCTCGAGAAGCGGAAGCCGGTATTCAAGGCCGAATAA